A genomic stretch from Corynebacterium terpenotabidum Y-11 includes:
- a CDS encoding ATP-binding cassette domain-containing protein, whose product MSAPIIELRGVGKAYGAFRALTDIDLAVDAGAVTCVLGDNGAGKSTLIKILAGLHPPTEGEVLVDGETVTFGSPRDALDHGIATVYQDLAVVGDMPVWRNFFLGQELTGRFGLMRETEMREITVERLHRMGVDLPDVGVPIASLSGGQRQVVSIARAMYFGARVLILDEPTAALGVKQSGMVLKFISAARDEGIGVIFITHNPHHAYLVGDRFVLLNLGRQKMDATRDEVTLDELTLEMAGGGELSSLAHELDR is encoded by the coding sequence ATGAGCGCACCGATCATTGAACTGCGTGGCGTCGGCAAGGCCTACGGCGCTTTCCGTGCGCTGACCGACATCGACCTCGCGGTGGACGCCGGGGCGGTCACCTGCGTCCTCGGCGACAACGGTGCCGGCAAGTCCACGCTGATCAAGATTCTCGCCGGCCTGCACCCGCCGACCGAGGGGGAGGTTCTCGTCGACGGTGAGACGGTGACCTTCGGATCCCCGCGGGACGCCCTCGACCACGGCATTGCGACGGTGTACCAGGATCTCGCCGTCGTCGGGGACATGCCGGTGTGGCGCAACTTCTTCCTCGGTCAGGAGCTGACGGGCCGCTTCGGCCTCATGCGGGAGACGGAGATGCGGGAGATCACCGTGGAGCGGCTGCACCGCATGGGGGTGGATCTGCCGGACGTGGGTGTGCCGATCGCGTCACTGTCCGGTGGGCAGCGTCAGGTCGTCTCCATCGCGCGTGCGATGTACTTCGGGGCGCGCGTGCTCATCCTCGATGAGCCGACCGCCGCGCTGGGGGTGAAGCAGTCCGGCATGGTGCTGAAGTTCATCTCCGCCGCGCGCGACGAGGGCATCGGTGTGATCTTCATCACCCACAATCCGCACCATGCGTATCTGGTGGGGGACCGGTTCGTCCTGCTGAACCTGGGGCGGCAGAAGATGGACGCCACCCGCGACGAGGTTACCCTTGATGAGCTGACCCTGGAGATGGCCGGTGGCGGGGAGCTGTCCTCGCTGGCTCACGAGTTGGACCGGTAG